One stretch of Carassius carassius chromosome 18, fCarCar2.1, whole genome shotgun sequence DNA includes these proteins:
- the LOC132092816 gene encoding gap junction beta-7 protein-like, producing MNWGFLENVLSGVNKYSTVVGRVWLSILFVFRILVYVAAAEQVWKDEFKDFVCNTQQPGCEQVCFDRFFPISQVRLWAIQLITVSTPSLLVALHVAYREHRESKYKRKLYQDKGSLDGGLFFTYITSLILKTSFEVATLLAFYFLYSGFHVPRLLRCDESPCPNTVDCYIAKATEKKIFLYIMGCTSILCIVLNVLEMMYIIWKQCWKCFSKRYTPVHERGPPSTLTLGSPPPLATSHSSPAGRESPKLAAA from the coding sequence ATGAACTGGGGGTTCCTGGAGAATGTGTTGAGCGGGGTGAACAAGTACTCGACTGTGGTCGGACGGGTCTGGCTCTCCATCCTCTTCGTGTTCCGCATCCTGGTGTACGTGGCCGCCGCCGAGCAGGTGTGGAAGGACGAGTTCAAAGACTTCGTCTGCAACACACAGCAGCCGGGCTGCGAGCAGGTGTGCTTCGACCGCTTCTTCCCCATCTCTCAAGTGCGGTTATGGGCCATTCAGCTGATCACGGTGTCCACCCCGTCGCTGCTGGTGGCTCTGCACGTGGCTTACAGGGAGCACAGAGAGAGCAAGTACAAGAGGAAGCTGTACCAGGACAAAGGCAGCCTCGACGGAGGACTGTTCTTCACCTACATCACGAGTCTCATCCTCAAGACGTCCTTCGAGGTGGCTACTCTGCTGGCTTTCTACTTCCTGTACAGCGGCTTCCACGTTCCCCGCTTGCTCCGGTGTGACGAGAGCCCCTGTCCCAACACGGTGGACTGCTACATCGCGAAAGCCACCGAGAAGAAAATCTTCCTTTACATCATGGGCTGTACGTCTATACTGTGCATTGTACTGAATGTGTTGGAGATGATGTACATCATATGGAAGCAGTGCTGGAAGTGCTTCAGTAAGAGGTACACTCCTGTGCACGAGAGAGGGCCTCCGTCCACGCTCACTCTCGGCTCACCGCCGCCGCTAGCCACGTCTCATTCTTCACCAGCTGGAAGGGAAAGCCCAAAGCTTGCTGCTGCGTGA
- the smim8 gene encoding small integral membrane protein 8 produces the protein MRGVIVNSVLYSVCEQQLVCVPVTAAAAGGGYMCSAQDSGRGGAQQPDSGYRSPGLRGVRSTSLFRAVNPELFIKPNKPVMALGLLSLTLCVGYLGYLHAVRDNQQQLYEAVDSQGERHMRRKSSRWD, from the exons ATGCGTGGTGTGATCGTGAACTCAGTGCTGTATAGTGTCTGTGAGCAGCAGCTCGTGTGTGTTCCTGTGACCGCAGCAGCAGCAGGAGGAGGATACATGTGTTCCGCGCAGGACAGCGGCAGAGGAGGCGCGCAGCAGCCGGACTCGGGTTACAGGAGTCCCGGGCTCCGGGGCGTCAGAAGCACCTCGCTCTTCCGCGCTGTCAACCCGGAGCTCTTCATCAAACCT AATAAGCCGGTGATGGCCCTGGGTCTGCTGAGCCTCACGCTGTGTGTGGGATACCTGGGCTATCTGCACGCGGTCAGAGACAACCAGCAGCAGCTGTACGAGGCCGTGGACAGCCAGGGAGAGAGACACATGAGGAGGAAGAGCTCCAGATGGGACTGA